The following nucleotide sequence is from Lacinutrix sp. Hel_I_90.
TTCAGAATACATTACACTCATTCAAAAAGTGGGAACAGGAATTCTTATTCTTTTGGCTATTCATTTTTTTAGATTGCATTTCACTTTGAAAATACAAAAAAAGAAAACCAAAATTGATAAGTCGAAAGCCTATTTACATGGTGTTGGTATGGCCTTACTCAACACATTTGCTATTCCATTTTATTTCACGTCTATTTCTTTGCTAATAGGCCTAGATTATTTTGAGTATTCTGTCCTAAATGGTTTTTATTTTTCAATAGGTTCTACCATGGGCTCATTTTCCTTATATGCCTTGTATGCCATAGGCGCTAGTAAAATTGAACACAAATTAACTTTTATAGCAACTAAAATGAATTTTATTTTGGGTTGTTTAACAGGTGTTGTTGGTTTGGGGAATCTTATTTATTTATTATAAGTTAAGCTAAAAAAAATAATTATTTTCTGAACTATGGTTGGAAACAATTAGCTAATTCTTCATATCCAGCTAATTTAGAATTTGTTAAATTAAAATTCGCCTAGGGAGGAATAGTAAATCACAAGTAAATAATTGTTCTCCATCCATTAGAACCCATTCCTGTTTTAATCGATGCATATAGATTGCGTAAATCCATTATTTCTTGAAACCTAAGGGTATTTATATGAGGAACTCTGGCTATTTTACGAGGTCTTTAGTCTCAATAGATTTATCTGTTTTATTCTCATTTTTGTTTATATGTAGTCCTGTGTAGAAATTACCAAACGATATTTTATGAATAT
It contains:
- a CDS encoding LysE family transporter, with the translated sequence MSVFTCVLLGFTVAFLGSITPSFLNLTVVKFSLKSGRKAAFFLIGGFATVLFFHANIGAYLSSVLMKNSEYITLIQKVGTGILILLAIHFFRLHFTLKIQKKKTKIDKSKAYLHGVGMALLNTFAIPFYFTSISLLIGLDYFEYSVLNGFYFSIGSTMGSFSLYALYAIGASKIEHKLTFIATKMNFILGCLTGVVGLGNLIYLL